AAatgttgtgctaaatacggctacggtaatctattcctgggataagaaaatccttaatttttcgaaaaaaaagttttgtaactggaaaatttaagaaaatgaccatataattaatattcatgtcaacgccgaagcgctgactactgggctggtgataccctcaaaATGACTGTTCATAAAACGACAGCAACTATgctatacatttatatttatcatattcCTGTCATTTGTAGCCTTAATCAAATTTAACGAAAAGTATTGTCATTAATTAGCTTTCAAACTGCTCATTAGAGATCCACTGATGGGCcttgtgtagacaaaacgccTACATAGAGTGCTAAATATTGCGCGTGGTAACTTTGAAGTGCATATATTGAAAATTTAATGatattaataaattaatatatgtatatatcatgtatgtcAGCTACCAGATAAACAGAAAATAACTATACACATTTTCATATAAAGATGTCATAATAGTAATTACTTCAGAAATAAAAAGAGGCCGTTTGCTTTTAACACAGTACATATACTTCATGTAACTACCATTTGTATTTTAAGGTTAAATTTTACAGTTTGAAACACAACCAGGGTTTTTTCCATCGTTTAGGTCAAAGTGAATGTACAAATAAACaattgtaaaaagttatcaaaggcacctggattataatctaatacgccagaagactcaacagtgacgctctggtccaaatagttgtaaagccaaacaaatacaaagtttaagagcattgaggacccaaaattcctaaaaggtgtgccaaatacggctaaggtaatctattcctgggatgagaaaatttcttattttttcgacaaattcaaaattttgtcacaggaaatttataaaaatgaccatataattgatattcatttcaacaccgaagtgtAAAACTTAATGTAATCTTATGCCAATAATTCCATTATCTGTAAATTTAAACGTTACGTAAAAGGACCATTTGACACGAAATCATAAGTGGAAACCAGATATAAATCCCGTGCTATTTTGATATTATCTATCTATCCTTTCTGCAATGTAAATTTATGGTCAAACATCATTTGTTTTCTGTAAACAGTGTCCTAGCATTTGTACAGCATTCTTTCAAGAAGACTTGTTATGGAGTTCATGGATGCCATCAATTATTGTTTGTCACATGATTTGTCTTCTTAATAGATTTGTGACTTTTTAACATCGGTAAATTACTGCTGCTTTACCTTAACTCAGTGATATATTTGTTCATGTGAATGACAAGGTTTAATACTTTCtgtgtttaaatataaaaattggcATATATGTCTATGCTTGAATGTCAAAACATTAATCTAAACTATTCGATTTTATAGAGCGGAATGTTTAAACTGTATTTATGTAAAATAGATTTTGACTTTAGAagcaattggatttttttttaagttattgagTTATTCTACTTGATACAACTTTTAATTTTGGATagttttgaaacaaaatatgaaatatttctttataatGAAAATGGGAATTTCTTTTTCTAGCATTGTTCTTGTTCCCGATGTTTATTTGTGTATCAGtgcttgtaaataaactcatcatagataccaggattaaattttgtatttacgccagacgcgagtttcgtctacaaaagactcgtcagtgacgctcgaatccaaacaagttaaaaaggccaaataatgttCGAAGTTGCAGAactttgaggaccaaaattcctgaaAGTTTTATCGTAAATGTTTCAGCATATGCAATGTTTAATGAAATATAAAGAGACACTATGTACTGCGATTGTATTCTATTCGGTTTTAGAGtttggttttgaagttttgaAGTTCAGTTATTCTCTTTGTACTAACGTATTGATTATCTTTACCAATAACAAGATCAATGTATGAATTGTAAATGTtataaatgaatacatttttGATTGCTTATTTGTGATATGTAAGTGTaataaaatgacataaaaaacaaGTCAAAAATTCTTTGATAATAGAGCTTTTATAGCTAAATACGGTAAATTATATAcacaaataatttgattaacCTATTGAATCttatagaatgttttttttttttttctaatagtttGTGATACATGATGAAGTCAAAAATTGATAGAGCCTTCAAGTATCTTATTTTGAGACGAACTTGTAGTGTATGTGTCCTGCAGGTATTCACCATGTTGATGATGCACCATGTTAGAATCAAACCTATGTGATTTGATATTATCGTATGTCACGCTCTTACAAATACCTGCGAGGTAGATTGAGGGGCCAGTTGCAGCCCGTCATCGTTTGCAGAATAACTTTTACAAATGATGATTGTGAAAAaaattggttaaatttgtctaagtagtttcagaggagaagatttctgtaaaagattacaaaaatttacaaaaaattgttaagaattgaatataaagggcaattactcctaaaaaggtcaactgaccattttgatcatgttggcttatttgtataccttactttgctgaacattattgctgtttacagtttatctctatctataataatattcaagataataacaaaaaaacgacaaaatttccataaaattaccaatttaagggcagcaacccaacaacgggttatccgattcatctgaaaatttcagggcagatagatcttgacctgataaacaattttggtttgccgggtcaccggacacattttttaaaccagataccccaataatgattgtgaccaagtttggtttaatttggcccagtagtttcagagcagaagatttttgtaaaagttaacaacgacggacgacggacgccaagtgatgggaaaagctcacttggacctttggatcaggtgagctaaaaattaagacattaacaaaatatatattttgacatgGTTTATTGTAATGGTAACTCGTCTTATGTAAAAGTATGATTCTGAATTATGTATTAAAACATGTTTCCTGATGCAAACCAGAACAgacttatttttatgttttttattgtaTGTATAACTAAGTGTAAGTCTCCAGTGGATCTTTTATAAACATTGTTACAGTTCACGATATTTCAAACTTTCTAACaaatattatagatttttttcattattcactTGCAGTCGCTTTCTCACTATTTCGCTATAAATTTTAAAGTGATTAGGCATTGGTTTACACGACACAAGGAAAAGGATACTGAAACTTAATTCGAAtttatttaaacaacaaaacaatgattttttttttattgtatgtcAATTGATTATgtgtaataatgaaaaaaatacgcTTCCAATTACatcaacagtttatttttttttagatatataacagaaaatgtttcttttattaataaaaaacacGGACACGAATACAACGTCTTGTTCTTTTATTGAAAAGGAAATGAGTATTGAAAATGTTGGACCGACTGATTATTTCCGTTTATGGCAATCAAAATCGAAATCTCATCATAAAGTGAAGTTGGAGACGTTTCATGAATGTTAGCGGCAAGTAAGTActtgttttaaattgtcaattCCGAAAACTAACATCATTCAAGATATAACTCAAGCAATTTACGCTTTGGTATAGTGTTAAGGATCAACATTTTGTTTCTAATGAAATCGTAAGGAACGAACTTCTTGTTATAATAATTATATCGAAATTATTATACCAAAGCATTTAGATAAACTTAACTAGGTACTAGGCCAGTTTGACACGTTTTTTCCCCATTTATTACAAATCTATAACGTATAGTTACCGACAACTAATATTTCTTTGATCACTAGCAAATTAACGTTTGTGTAGATTAGCGAGGTTGACATGATCGCGATATCAATAACCAATCAACCTAGCGCACCTGAAACAGGTAAAAAGTAAGAGAACTGATAGAgccactattattttttttattttcaacctctccctttttaaatataaacttttCCTTGAAGTTATTGAATGATTTGGTGTATTTGGAGAAACATTTATTGATATATACCTTCCAGTTCACTTTTTTATATTCGTTTGTCGGTCACCCCTTTACGTACTTGCGCTGTACAGTGGCGGAAATTCTGACGAGAGGTCCCGTTTTTGATGTCATGCATACGGGAAAACATCGGCGAATAAGAGTTCACAGACGACAACAATGTATTAGCAGTACATTAATGATGTTGATGATATAAAGGAGTTTCTTTTACACGAAAGTTCACATACGTTAAACTTCAAGTGTAACgttcaaatatatacaaaatatttatttctgtttaatttggggtttcatatgactttatatggggtttgtgttgttaattctttagttttctatgttgtgtcgtgtgtactattgtttgtctgtttgtccttttcatttttagccatggcgttgtcagtttattttcgatttatgagtttgactgtccctctggtatctttcgtccctcttttttaattgTACAGTCATTAGATAACAGTGAGTTCCCACTCAAAATATGTTcatcatttcaactaaaaaaaaatattaacaagtaaTTTTTCGAGAGACATTGACATGGGACCATTGtttctttctattttatttatcttccaatcaatttattttaattatgaaaGCTACAGATAATTAGTAAGCAAGACATTCGGACAGAAGTTGATTTCAAATAACAACGTTTATGAAACTATGTAaaataactttatgaaaatatgacCAAAAAGATATGATTTAATATTTATGTTTCAGATGAAAAGTTGCATCTAAACTTGAACAATGATACGGACCATTTTAATTACATCGAATCTTGGCACGATATATACCACATCGTGTCCAAGGTATTGTGGATGCATTTTTAGGAACCAAACCAGGAGATATACTGGGAATTGTACAGGAAGAAAGCTGACCTTTATACcaaaatttcctgaaaatatTACGGATATTGTGTTCATCAATAATTATTTATACAAATTATCCATAAAAACATTTAGGAATATCACAAGACTGAACATGACTCATTTAAATCTGCAGGAAAATAGGATAATAGTTATTGAAAGTAATGCGTTTGAAGACATGAAACATCTGGTTCGATTGGATATATCTAGAAACAACGGAACACGCTTGGAAGATGTACGAGATAGCTTAAATAGCCTACCGAAGTCGAGCATCAAAGAATTGGGACTGAACCATATGCTTTGGCGTACACTTGAAAATATGACTGGTATATTTAACGGTTTAAATGGAAGCAAACTTAAAAGTATTGAATTGAGCCATAGTTACTTATATCCCTTTTATGGAACATGGTTCATTGATCTTCCTTCCTTGCAGCAGCTAGACATTTCATGGAACTCTATAACTGATAATTTAAACTTGTTTGGACTTTCGAATTTGAGACGATTAAACTTAATAGGCAATTACATCAATTATGTTCCAAAATTTTGTGATTACAAGTTATACAAGCTTGAAACACTTCTTCTATCTAACACTAAACTAGGTACATTAAAGCATTTTAAAAACCACACTAGATGTTTAAACAAAGTAAATAGCGTATTTTTGAATGGAATATCAATACCAAGCATACCTAATCATGCATTTTCTGATTTGCCATCCTTGAAAGAACTGCAACTGACAAAATTGTCAGCACAACTGAAGAAGATAAATCCACTAGCTTTTAACAGCTCATCTTTgagaaaattgaaattttcaagATGTGAGGGGTTTCTTTTCTTGAAATGGTCTATTATTCAGGGAAAATTTGATCCAGCAAATATCTTTAAATACTGTCCAAATATTGAATATCTAGATCTATCTCACAATGCAATAGAATTTTCGGTGGAACAGATCAGAAATATGTTTACACCATTGAAAAAGCTGAGAGTGATATGGCTGCAATATTTAGATTTAGAAACTATACCCGGAGACTTCTTTTACCGTTTTCCGGAATTACAAGAAATACGCTTAGACCACAACATAATACTGCCATGGAGGGACGGTAACTCTATTTTTCATGGATTAACAAATCTTACTAATCTGTATATACCAAACAATAAAATTGGGATGATTACTCCTGGTTCTCTACCTGCTTATGTCACTAAAAGTCTCCGTATATTAGATCTGACAAACAATCAGTTCATATGTACTTGTGACCTTATGTGGTTTAGAAATTGGATGAAAAATACCCACGTGGAAATAATTGGAATTAAAAAGTACAACTGCGACGATGGTACGAAGTTAATAGATTATAATCCAACtgataaagttgagaatggaaatggggaatgtgtcaaagagacaacaacccgaccaaataaaaaaaacagcagaaggtcaccaacaggtcttcaatgtagcgagaaattcccgcacccggaggcgtccttcagctggcccctaaacaaatatatactagttcagtgataatgaacgccatactaatttccaaattgtacacaagaaactaatataaaaataatacaagactaacaaaggccagaggctcctgacttgggacaggcgcaaaaatgcggcggggttaaacatgtttgtgagatctcaaccctccccctatacctctaaccaatgtagaaaaataaacgcataacaatacgcacattaaaattcagttcaaaagaagtccgagtctgatgtcagaagatgtaaccaaagaaaataaacaaaatgacaataatacataaataacaacagactactagcagtgaactgacatgccagctccagacttcaattaaactgactgaaagattatgatttcatcatatgaacatcaggcacaatccttcccgttaggggtttagtatcataccatcataacatatatgagaaaaacataacccgtgtcatgccaacaactgtttttagaataaatgtctttagttctgacgcaaagaccttatcagtgactcaatattaacgccaaaatatgcaatctttaatgacttgacaacagtatcgtaattatatcccttcttaatcagtctatttaaaggttttgtaagtttctgaggtgaatactgacacctttgtgctttataaagaatatttccataaaaaattggatgtgaaatacctgaacgtataaaaagtctgcatgttgagctatatttacgaatgatgtctttataccgatgataaaatttagtaaaagttttgactagtttgtgatatcgaaaaccctggtgtaataatttttcagtaatacataaatttctctcgttgaAACTGAATGTAGAAACATCATTCTTATTAGCACGACTGTCATTGGAAGTAGTTTTTGTATATTTCTATTCACTACTGTTCTAGTCTACTGTTGCAGATGGCGTATTCGATTCCAAATTTATAAAATGCAGTCAAGAGCACGTTATTATCAGCAAATTAATGAAGAAGATTTTAAATATAGTGCTTACGTTATATATTGTTACGAGGACTTCAAATGGATCAAAACTAATCTCATACCTAAACTAGAAGAAGAGATAGGAGTTAAGCTCTGCATTCCTCACAGGGATTTTGAAGTAGGAAAAGTATTTACTGACAATATTGTTGATAGCATGAATTTAAGTAAAACTGTCATACCTGTACTTTCAAATAACTTCACTAAAAATGAATGGTGTTTATTTCAACTGAATGTAGCTCGTAGCAAGTTATCAAAAGATGGTACTGTGTCTATCTTGCCAATTATGCTTGaagaaattcattttaaaaatatgaattcAGCTTTATATTCTTTGATAAAACTGGCAAGCTATGCTGCATGGAATGAAGACGAAAATGCCTTAGAACTTTTTTGGGATCAGTTACAAGTTATGATACGTTAGGTAGTCAATAAACTCATTATTATTATGTATTTAATCTATCGAACGGCAATTACTTTCAACATATTTCTGACCATTTCTTTGCTAAAAACATTTATATAGTATCTTAGAGAAATGTAGGCTTGAATGCGCTTACTTTTGTCCATATAATTGATAATCCAAAGgtgcataactttttggaatggTTGGTCGGCAATGATTCGCAAACTTCCTTGAGACATTGctgaaataaattttcaaactaTCTGGTAAGATTTGTTAAAGCGTTAACAAAACAGGACGGAAGAACATCtggtattttttatttcttttttggcagcgtagaaatggtggattgaatttggttttatagctagcttaacctctcacatgtatgacaaatgcataaaattgtattatattgacaataatgtgtaAGCAAAACAAAAGCAGAAATAATaggtaaatatgtcaaaaattggggtacGCAGTCTATTTTATCGTATAATCCTGATcactataacaacaaacaacTGTGTCAACAAATGAAAACATTACTTTTTTAATCGCCGGTTTCGAAACAATTCTTAAAGTtctatatacctttttttttatcaccTTCATTTTGTTATGCCTTTATCAAAGAAACTACATGGTTATGAAAGTGTTGTATAACTGTAAGAAAAcgtttaaaatcacaaaaataataatctccaggaaaatttcaaaacagaaagtccctaatcaagtggcaaaagcaaaagctctaacacatcaaacaaatggacaacaactgtcatattcctgatttggtacaggcattttcttaggtagactaaacctctcacttgcatgacagtcgcatggaatgccattatattgacaacgattggtgaacaaataaacagacattataggtaaaaatgtcaaaaaagggggatactgcagtcaacattgttttataatcttaaaaactataacaacaaacaacTATTTCAACtaataataattttcttttttatcgcCGGTTTTAAAATAATTCCTCTCAGTTCTATGTACCCCTTTTTGTCAAATTCATTTTGTTGTTCCTTATTTCAAAGAAACAGAGTGGTTCTGAAAGTTATGAATAACTGtaagaaatagttatcaaaggtacgtaccaggcttataatttaatacgccagacgcgcgtttcgtctacataagattcatcagtgacgatcagaccaaaatagttataaagcaaaaaacaaatacaaagttgaagagcattaagaaaACATTTCCTTGATTGTCAACAACTGTTAAAAAAGAAACCTTTCTTACTTTTATAACAAGCAAAACTAAACATACCTTttcaggggcgtagctgccgttaggcactttaggcacgtgcctacacataattttttcacaaatattttttttttgaaaaaaaaatacgaacAACGTTATATGTAGATGAACTCCAGTGAAGTTGTCACAACTCTAATTATCGAATGTCATATGTACACTAGTCTCTCGTccttagtgaatggaatattggatagaattgaatgtttttttttatgtgtataccttatatagaaactataaactagaactttggttcagatcatttcaattctatcaacaaaaacttgaatgaacctcaacttagacacatgaatttttgataagttgttgttagttttcaactagctttccactttgtcgtcacccgacttgccaatgttggtcgtccgtttggctgtgtaggatgtataaatacgtagtcacgtctggtcagaatggggacatttaATCTTATGCCTAGTTGTAGAGATAATGCCACTCTTTGAGGAGTTCGTAGTtggtctactgaaaggcaaagtttctgctcctatccaataatccctcattttccaatgcatggcattttcaaatttccagaccttcgtcctgTACAACACCTATTACAGGACTAAGCTCTCTGTTGtgtttattgtaaataatcaatttggttttttttttctaaacttgcataaatattttacactggatgtttaaaaatcaatctatCAACTAGCTTCCAGTAGtttcgagtactctcagatctacgtgtaatgaccacaattattcaaattcctaAGCATGTAGGAATTTTACAGTAGAGCGggatataaagaaatacgaatttcttgaattttgttacgtTAGTATGAACAGAACAGAACTTTTGCATAAGGCATCGACtatgtgtgtatgtgtttgtgtggctaGGGTGAAGGTTTAAGAATCAAAAGATTGATGGTGAATGTCTTTCTAGCCAAAAGGATAGTGTTATTAGATAGTAATATCAGTGTTTACGTGCACgtgcctattttttttaatgaaggatcgtcaatatgtactatcaattaagttaaacgtatatatcGATCATAACGGaatagttttgaaaataccaaacagGGTGTACTGGATACGCGGATCTATGCTGGGcagtacatattgtaaatatttttttttaatatttgattttcattgtactgcgttatttaattcaccattcagatgttatggtaaattattcacaattcttcgaacttttcatcatgtatattataattatcatgattaaataaccagaaaatttaatatttttgtgcataaaattttGCAGCAAAAACGTTGAAATCCGTTTCCCGTCGGGGGGCTTCGCCCCCCTGAACCCCCTACCAGGGCTCTGCCCTGGACCTGCTGGCCGATTTGTGCCTACAGTTGGATGAATACCTAGCTTCGCCCCCG
The window above is part of the Mytilus edulis chromosome 6, xbMytEdul2.2, whole genome shotgun sequence genome. Proteins encoded here:
- the LOC139526616 gene encoding toll-like receptor 13 translates to MIRTILITSNLGTIYTTSCPRYCGCIFRNQTRRYTGNCTGRKLTFIPKFPENITDIVFINNYLYKLSIKTFRNITRLNMTHLNLQENRIIVIESNAFEDMKHLVRLDISRNNGTRLEDVRDSLNSLPKSSIKELGLNHMLWRTLENMTGIFNGLNGSKLKSIELSHSYLYPFYGTWFIDLPSLQQLDISWNSITDNLNLFGLSNLRRLNLIGNYINYVPKFCDYKLYKLETLLLSNTKLGTLKHFKNHTRCLNKVNSVFLNGISIPSIPNHAFSDLPSLKELQLTKLSAQLKKINPLAFNSSSLRKLKFSRCEGFLFLKWSIIQGKFDPANIFKYCPNIEYLDLSHNAIEFSVEQIRNMFTPLKKLRVIWLQYLDLETIPGDFFYRFPELQEIRLDHNIILPWRDGNSIFHGLTNLTNLYIPNNKIGMITPGSLPAYVTKSLRILDLTNNQFICTCDLMWFRNWMKNTHVEIIGIKKYNCDDGTKLIDYNPTDKVENGNGECVKETTTRPNKKNSRRNIILISTTVIGSSFCIFLFTTVLVYCCRWRIRFQIYKMQSRARYYQQINEEDFKYSAYVIYCYEDFKWIKTNLIPKLEEEIGVKLCIPHRDFEVGKVFTDNIVDSMNLSKTVIPVLSNNFTKNEWCLFQLNVARSKLSKDGTVSILPIMLEEIHFKNMNSALYSLIKLASYAAWNEDENALELFWDQLQVMIR